TAAAAATAATATCTTTGAGATTGGTAGAGAAATTTTTAAATAGTAATATTTACTATTTAGGAGGAGATATTTTTGCTGCTACTTCAAGTAGTGATATTTCAAAAGATAGATTTATTCAAACTGTAAAAGCTATTATTTGGTATTTTGGATACTCTCCCATTGAACTTGATGGTTATAAAGTATATATACCTTTAAGAGCTGGAGTTGCTATAAATTATACAGAACTTCTTTTTAGTGCAGAATTTGCACTAAAACAAACAAGAGTTGTAAAACATAATTTAGTTATTTATGATAGCGAGCAACACGATATTTGTCATCCAACCTCTTCAACTATAGAACAAGATTTATATTGGGAAACACAAATTATTCAAGCTATAAAAAAAGATAAATTTGAGATTTTTGCTCAATCAATTAATAATCAGAATGAAAAAAAATATGAGATTTTAGTAAGAATGAAAGACTCAAAAGGAAAAATTGTCTCTCCTTATTTTTTTATAGATAGGTCAAAAAAGATAAATTTATATAGCGAAATTACAAAAAAAGTAATTCAAAAATCTTTTGAGTTTTTTGAAAATAGATCTATTCAGTTTAGTATAAATCTATCAATTAGTGATATTTTAGAGAAAGATGTTATTGATTTTTTAATTCAAAAAATATATGAGTTTGATATTGGAGATTTTTTAACTATTGAAATAACAGAGAGTGAAGGGATAGAAAGTCTTGAAGAGGTAATCTCTTTTATAAAAATAGTTAAAAACTTAGGAGTAAAAATTGCAATAGATGATTTTGGTACAGGTTACTCAAATTTTTCATATTTAGTAAAACTCCAAGCAGATTTTATAAAAATTGATGGCTCTATAATTCAAGATATAAATAGATCAAAAACAGCAAAGGCTGTAATTGAAGCAATAGTATTTTTTGCACAAAAAGTAGGTATGAAAACTATCGCTGAATTTGTCTCTTCAAAAGAGATTTATGAAAGTTGTAAAGAGTTAAATATCGACTATTTTCAAGGGTATTGGTTTGATGAACCAAAAAATGTTAAAGATTTAAAATAGGTAAGGATTACTTAAATGGGAATAAGTAAAAATGGAAAAATAAAATTATTTGAACAGATAAAAGAGGATTTTAATCTTCCAAAAAATAATGATCCTGCATTAAATTCAAGATTAGAAATTTTTTTTAATTACCCTGGTGTTTGGGCAATAATAAATTATAGAGTGGCAAATAAATTCTATTTAAAAGGCTTTAAAAGATTAGCGAGAGTTTATAGTGGGATTAGTCAATTTCTAACAAATACTGATATTCATCCAGCAGCAACTATTGGAAGAAGAGTTTTTATTGACCATGGAATTGGTGTTGTTATTGGCGAAACTACAATTATTGAAGATGATGTTTTAATTTATCAAGGTGTTACTCTTGGAGGTGTTAGTTTAAATAAAGGCAAAAGACATCCAACCATTAAATCAAATAGTGTTATTGGAAGTGGTGCAAAAGTTTTAGGTAATATTACTGTTGGTTCTAATAGCAAAATTGGTGCAAATTCAGTTGTAATAAATGATATTCCTGATTATTCAACTGCTGTTGGAATTCCTGCAAGAATTATAAAACGATATGATCGTTTTGGGAAATTCACTCATAGTGATTTACCTGATATTGATAAAGAAGCATTTAAATATTTAAATAAAAGAATTGAATTATTAGAAAAACTACTTGAAGATAAAGAAATTATAAGTAGAGATAATCTTAATGAATTAAATAAAAGTCAAAATAAAAAGAGTGTTAATTTTGATTTATTAGATGATTATTTAATTGATGGTGCTGGAATTTAGTAAAAATTAATTTAAAAAAGAAGGAAGAAAAGATGAAATATGCAAAAAATATAACAGAATTAATAGGGAATACTCCACTAATAAAACTACAAGATGCAAGTCACACAAGTGGTGCAACAGTTTTAGGTAAATGTGAATTTATGAATCCAAGCCATTCAGTAAAAGATAGAATTGGTACAAATATGATAAAAGTTGCTCTAAATAATGGTCTTATAAACAAAGATTCAACTTTAATAGAGCCTACTAGTGGTAATACTGGTATTGCATTAGCTAGTGTTAGTGCTGCTTTAGGATTAAAACTTATCCTTGTAATGCCTGCTTCTATGAGTATTGAAAGAAGAAGACTTCTTCAAGCTTTAGGTGCTAAATTAGTTCTTACTCCTGCTGAAAAAGGTATGAAAGGTGCTATTGAAAAAGCGAATGAGTTAAAAGAGGGAACTCCTAACTCTATTATTTTACAACAGTTCCAAAATGAAGCAAACCCAGCAATTCATAAAGAGACTACAGCTTTAGAAATCTTAAAAGATACAGATGATAAAGTTGATATCTTTATTGCTGGTGTTGGAACTGGTGGAACATTAACTGGTGTTGGTGAAGTTTTAAAAGCAAAAAATCCTAATATAAAGATTATTGCTGTTGAGCCTGAAGCATCTCCTGTTTTAAGTGGTGGAAATCCTGGTCCTCATAAAATACAGGGTATTGGTGCTGGTTTTGTACCTGATGTATTAAATACAAAGATTTATGATGAAGTTATTAAAATTGCAAATGATGATGCAATAGAGAGTTCAAGAAATTTAGCGAAAACAGAAGGTTTACTTGTAGGTGTATCTTCAGGAGCAAATGCTTTAGCAGCAAAAATTGTGGCTTCAAGACCTGAAAACAAAGGTAAAACTATTGTTACTATTTTATGTGATACTGGTGAAAGATATTTAAGCTCTGGGTTATACGACTATATTGAAGAGTAAGCTCTCTTTATTATATTAAAGTACAAATTAATGTCAAAATCTTGTCCTATATCGTTAAAACAAATAGATGGAACAATAGTTAGAATAAATGCTTTTATTATAACTATTTTAGTTCTATCTTTTTTAATAAGTTCAAATGTATTAATTTTATATTTTATATTTATTGATTTTATAATTCGAGTATCAAAATATAATACATATAGTTTAGTTTTTAATTTTTCAAAAGCCATTAAAAAGATATTTAAACTAAAAACAAAAATGACAGATTCAGGTTCAAAAAGATGGGCTATGTTTTTTGGTCTATTTTTTATGTTTATTACAATTATTTTGTATAGTTTAGATTTAAAAATTGCCTTATATATAAGTATAATTTTTTTATTAATTTGTAGTAGTTTAGAGGCATTTTTTAGCTTTTGTTTGGGTTGTGAAATTTATTATATTTATAAAAAATTGATTTAAATAAGGAAAAAAATGAAAAAAATAATAACTCTTAGTTTATTTAGTTCTTTATCACTATTTGCAACAAATGGTGATAATTTAATAGGCTATGGTTCAAAATCAAGAGCATTAGGAGGAACAGGAATTGCTAACTTTTTGGGTTCATCAAATATTTTCTCAAATCCTGCTTTAATTAGTGAAACAAAGAATGATGAACTTGATATAGGAGTAACATATTTTACTCCAACAATTAAAACAAATGAAACAAAAAGTAAAGCAGATAAAAATTTTATCCCTCATTTTGCATATAGTAAAAGTTTAGATAATAATTTATATTTTGGTTTAGGTTTATTTGGTTCAGCTGGAATGGGAGTTGATTTTAGGAATAGTCAAAATCCTTCTTTATGGGATGCTAGAACAAATTTGCTTTTACTAAAAATTGCACCAACACTTGCGTATAAAAATGAAGATTTCTCTTTTGGAATATCTCCACTTATTCAATATGGTGAATTAAATATCTCTTATATTGACCCAACAAATACTCCTAATGGTTTAGGGAAAAGTGATGATTTAGGATTTGGTTATAAATTGGGAACAGCATATAATATAACACCAAATTTAAAAATAGGGGCTACTTATCAATCTTCAATAAAATTAGAGTATAAAAATACCTTATCAACTGCTTCTGCTCCATTTGTAAATTTTGGTTTAATTTCTTCAACATTTAGTAATAAATTAGAACAACCTGAAGAGTATGGAGTTGGTCTATCTTATGATATAAATAATTTCACATTTTCAACAGATTATAAAAAAATAAAGTGGCAAAGTGCAACAGGATATAAAGATTTTGGCTGGAATAACCAAGATGTATATTCTTTAGGAATTAAATATGAAGAGAATGGAACATGGTATGGAATTGGATATAACTATTCAAAAAATCCAATCACAAATTATGCTGGAATAACATCTACTCAACAAGTTCTTAATACATTTAATTACATTTTTTTTCCAGCAACTCAAGAAAAGCATTTCACTTTCGGAGCGGGAACAACCTTATCTAAGAATTTATCATTTGACTTTGGATTTATTTATGCTCCAAAAAATAGTATAACAACAACTGGGCTTAATGGAAGTTCTATAAAAGTATCACATAGTGAAAACTCAGCAACTTTAGGGTTTAAATATAAATTCTAAATTTTAGGAAATAATAAGTGAGAAATATTTGAAAACTTTTTCACTTCTTTTAACTCTTCTTGACAATTCAAATTAAAATAGATATAATTCACCAATTTTATAGATGATTAATTTAATCATCTATTTTTTTATAGATTTTCAATATTCATCAATAAAATGTATATTGAATAAAAGGTTTTAAATGAGATTAAATTTTGGAATATTAAAAAGACAAAAATCACCAATTCCTGGTTTTGGTTTAACTATGGGATATACCGTTTTTTATTTAAGTATTATTGTACTCATTCCACTAATAGCACTATTTTCTGAAGCTTTTAGTATGGGTTTTGATGCTTTTATAAAAACTACAACTGATACTAGAGTTATTGCTAGTTATAAATTAACTTTTATAACTTCTTTAATTGCCGCATTAGTAAATACATTCTTTGGATTAATTGTTGCTTGGTGTTTAGTACGATATACATTTTTTGGAAAAAGAGTTTTTGATGCAATAGTAGATTTACCATTTGCTCTTCCAACAGCAGTTTCAGGTATAGCACTTACAACTTTATATTCAAGTCAAGGTTGGTTTGGACAATATTTAGAGCCACTTGGAATAAAAGTGGTTTTTACTCCAATAGGTATAACAATAGCTTTAATTTTTATAGGACTACCTTTTGTAGTAAGAACTATACAACCTGCACTAGAAGAGATACAAACAGAGCAAGAAGAAGCAAGTGCTAGTTTGGGAGCATCAAGATGGCAAACTTTTTATAAAGTTATACTTCCAACTATTTTTCCTGCACTTTTAACTGGATTTGCTCTCTCATTTGCAAGAGCTTTAGGAGAGTACGGTTCAGTAGTATTTATCGCTGGAAATATGCCAATGAAAACAGAGATTAGTACTCTTTTAATTATTACAAAACTAGAGCAATATGATTATGCAGGAGCAACGGCCATCGCAGTTGTTATGCTATTAATCTCTTTTGTAATGTTATTAATCATAAATATACTTCAAAGATGGAGTTCAAGAAGAAAAGGAATGGAAGCAATATGAAAACTATAAGCAATTCACAAAGTTCACAAAATGAGTCAAGATTAGTAAAATATCTATTGATTTTTACAGCTTTAGCATTTCTAAGCATAATGCTTGTTGTTCCTTTAATTACAATATTTGCAGAAGCTTTTAGAAAAGGGTATGAAGCATATTTTTTAAGTTTTGATGACCCTTATGTATTAAGTGCTATAAAATTAACATTTATCACTGCAATTATTGCTGTTCCTCTAAATGTAATTTTTGGTATTTGTGCTTCATGGGCAATAGCAAAATACTCATTTTTTGGTAAAAGTTTTTTAATAACTTTAATAGATTTACCATTTGCAGTATCTCCTGTAATTTCAGGATTTGTATATATTTTACTTTTTGGTGCTCAAGGTTGGTTTGGGTCTTGGTTAATCGCAAATGATGTTCAAATTATCTTTGCCGTTCCTGGAATTGTCTTAGCAACAATATTTGTAACATTTCCATTTGTTGCAAGAGAATTAATCCCTCTAATGCAAGAGATGGGTAATGATGAAGAACAAGCTGCCTTACTCTTAGGAGCTAGTGGATTTCAGACATTTTGGAAAGTTACTTTACCAAATATAAAATGGGGATTACTTTATGGAGTAATTTTATGTAATGCAAGAGCTATGGGAGAGTTTGGAGCAGTATCTGTTGTTTCTGGACATATTCAAGGAATAACAAATACTATGCCGCTTCAAGTTGAGATTTTATATAACGAATATAACTTTGTTGCAGCTTTTGCCGTTTCAACACTTTTGGCAATATTAGCACTTTTAACTTTAGTATTAAAATATATTTTAGAGTGGAAAGTTCAAAGAAAAATTAAAAAATTAGAAGATAAAGAGTAGAAAATGAAAATAGAAGTAAAGAATTTAACAAAATATTTTGGCAACTTTGTTGCTCTTGAAAATATAAATTTAGAGATAGTTGAAGGAGAACTACTAGCCCTTTTAGGACCTTCAGGAAGTGGGAAAACAACACTTCTAAGAATGATAGCAGGGCTTGAAACAGTTGAAAATAGTGATAAAGGGGAGATACTATTTAATGGAGTTGATGTTGCAAAAAAAGATATAGGAGATAGAGATATAGGTTTTGTATTTCAACATTATGCACTTTTTAGACATATGACAGTTTTTGAAAATATAGCTTTTGGTTTAAAAGTAAAACCAAAAAAACAAAGACTTTCTAATAAAGAGATTGAAGAAAAAGTTACAAAACTTTTAAAACTTATCCAACTTGATGGTTTTGCTTCTCGTTTCCCATGGCAACTCTCAGGAGGACAAAGACAAAGAGTAGCACTTGCAAGGGCTTTAGCAGTTGAACCAAAAGTTCTACTTTTAGACGAACCTTTTGGTGCATTAGATGCAAAAGTAAGACAAGATTTAAGAAGATGGTTAAAAGAGCTTCAAGAAGAGTTAGGAATAACAACTGTTTTAGTAACTCATGACCAAGAAGAAGCACTTGAAGTTGCAAATAGAATAGTTGTTATAAACAGAGGAAAAATAGAGCAAATAGGAACTCCTGAAGAGGTTTTCCACAATCCTCAAAATGAGTTTGTAATAAACTTTTTAGGAAATGTAAATCTATTTCATGAAAGAAAAGATGATGGAAGTGAAGATAAATTTCTAATTCGTCCTCACGAACTTGAAATAGTTTCACAAAATGATAATGAAGCAATAAAAAAAGCAAAAATAAAATATATTCAATTAGCTGGGTCTTTTGTAAAATTAGAATTAACAGATTTAAAAGATGAGAAGAGAACTATTTTAATTGAAATGGCACACTATGAATTTAATAATAAAAATCTTAAAAAAGATGATATAGTAGGAGTTCGAGCAAGAAAATTAAGAAGTTTTGAGGATGGAGCAGGAATTTAATTGATTTTTATCAATAAAACTTATATAGGTTTTATGTAAAATAGCAAAAAATTTTAGGAATAAAAAATGCTAATAGATAAAAATAATCTACCTTTGGTTGATGCTGAATTTATGAACAATACTCACTTTGAAGATGTAGATTTAATAAATAAAATTTATGAAAATATTGAAATATTTGAGAAAAACAACTCAAATGAAAATTTTGAGAATCTAAAATCTATATATGAAGAGTGGATAAACCATACAGTTAAACACTTTTTAACAGAAGAAGAGGAGATGCAAAAAAGAGGTTTTTTTGCCTATCCTTTTCATAAAGGTGAACATGACAGAAATATCGAAGATATAAAAGCTGTTTGGATTGATTTTGAAGAGAATAGAGATATAGAAGCTTTAAAAAACTATATTGAATATGATTTAATAAATTGGCTAGTAAATCATATTAGAAGTATGGATACTGTAACTGCAAGATTTTTTAACACAGGAATGAGTCCTTGCTCTATGATGTAAGAAAAAGTGAGACTTTAGTCTCACATTAACTTATATTTAAGACTGTAATTTCACTACTAGCACCAAGTCTCATTGGTGGTCCCCAAAATCCAGTTCCTTTATTTACATACACTTGTGTAAATTCATTGTGCTGATGAAGACCTTTCACATAAGGCTGTTCAAGTTTTACTAAAAAATTAAAAGGGAAAATCTGTCCTCCATGAGTATGTCCACAAAGAACCAAATCAATTTTACTTGTATCTTCTAAATCTTTTAAATATTTTGGTTGATGAGCAAGAAGTACAACTGGGCTTTTTTCACAGTTTTCTAAAGCTTTATTAATATCTGGTGTATAAGAGCCATATCTAAAACCAAATCTATCATAAACTCCTGCTAAATAAAACCCTTTATTTACTTCTCCTATATAGATATTTTCATTTTCCAAAACTTTAATTCCCAAAGAGTTTACATAGTCAATTATTGGTTTTACTCCATGGAAATACTCATGATTTCCAACTATAAAAAAAGTTCCAAAAGTTGATTTTAAATTTTTTAATTCATCTAAAGCTTTTTTTGCAAACTCCAATTTTGTATCAACTAAATCTCCAGTTATTACGACAATATCTGCATTTAAAATATTTACTTTAACTACTAAATTTTTTATAAAATCTTTATCAATTAATCCACCAATATGAATATCACTTATCTGAACTATTTTATAAGGTTTTTGAAGCTTTTTTATGTTTACATCTACAACTTCTATCTCTATATGTCTTGCAT
The Aliarcobacter faecis genome window above contains:
- a CDS encoding EAL domain-containing protein, whose amino-acid sequence is MIDKENEENRINLPNRKVFIKDNKDNKFNKVAIFDINGFGNINHYYGYEFGEKVLKIISLRLVEKFLNSNIYYLGGDIFAATSSSDISKDRFIQTVKAIIWYFGYSPIELDGYKVYIPLRAGVAINYTELLFSAEFALKQTRVVKHNLVIYDSEQHDICHPTSSTIEQDLYWETQIIQAIKKDKFEIFAQSINNQNEKKYEILVRMKDSKGKIVSPYFFIDRSKKINLYSEITKKVIQKSFEFFENRSIQFSINLSISDILEKDVIDFLIQKIYEFDIGDFLTIEITESEGIESLEEVISFIKIVKNLGVKIAIDDFGTGYSNFSYLVKLQADFIKIDGSIIQDINRSKTAKAVIEAIVFFAQKVGMKTIAEFVSSKEIYESCKELNIDYFQGYWFDEPKNVKDLK
- the cysE gene encoding serine O-acetyltransferase; amino-acid sequence: MGISKNGKIKLFEQIKEDFNLPKNNDPALNSRLEIFFNYPGVWAIINYRVANKFYLKGFKRLARVYSGISQFLTNTDIHPAATIGRRVFIDHGIGVVIGETTIIEDDVLIYQGVTLGGVSLNKGKRHPTIKSNSVIGSGAKVLGNITVGSNSKIGANSVVINDIPDYSTAVGIPARIIKRYDRFGKFTHSDLPDIDKEAFKYLNKRIELLEKLLEDKEIISRDNLNELNKSQNKKSVNFDLLDDYLIDGAGI
- the cysK gene encoding cysteine synthase A, producing MKYAKNITELIGNTPLIKLQDASHTSGATVLGKCEFMNPSHSVKDRIGTNMIKVALNNGLINKDSTLIEPTSGNTGIALASVSAALGLKLILVMPASMSIERRRLLQALGAKLVLTPAEKGMKGAIEKANELKEGTPNSIILQQFQNEANPAIHKETTALEILKDTDDKVDIFIAGVGTGGTLTGVGEVLKAKNPNIKIIAVEPEASPVLSGGNPGPHKIQGIGAGFVPDVLNTKIYDEVIKIANDDAIESSRNLAKTEGLLVGVSSGANALAAKIVASRPENKGKTIVTILCDTGERYLSSGLYDYIEE
- a CDS encoding DUF4395 domain-containing protein, which translates into the protein MSKSCPISLKQIDGTIVRINAFIITILVLSFLISSNVLILYFIFIDFIIRVSKYNTYSLVFNFSKAIKKIFKLKTKMTDSGSKRWAMFFGLFFMFITIILYSLDLKIALYISIIFLLICSSLEAFFSFCLGCEIYYIYKKLI
- a CDS encoding OmpP1/FadL family transporter, translated to MKKIITLSLFSSLSLFATNGDNLIGYGSKSRALGGTGIANFLGSSNIFSNPALISETKNDELDIGVTYFTPTIKTNETKSKADKNFIPHFAYSKSLDNNLYFGLGLFGSAGMGVDFRNSQNPSLWDARTNLLLLKIAPTLAYKNEDFSFGISPLIQYGELNISYIDPTNTPNGLGKSDDLGFGYKLGTAYNITPNLKIGATYQSSIKLEYKNTLSTASAPFVNFGLISSTFSNKLEQPEEYGVGLSYDINNFTFSTDYKKIKWQSATGYKDFGWNNQDVYSLGIKYEENGTWYGIGYNYSKNPITNYAGITSTQQVLNTFNYIFFPATQEKHFTFGAGTTLSKNLSFDFGFIYAPKNSITTTGLNGSSIKVSHSENSATLGFKYKF
- the cysT gene encoding sulfate ABC transporter permease subunit CysT — its product is MRLNFGILKRQKSPIPGFGLTMGYTVFYLSIIVLIPLIALFSEAFSMGFDAFIKTTTDTRVIASYKLTFITSLIAALVNTFFGLIVAWCLVRYTFFGKRVFDAIVDLPFALPTAVSGIALTTLYSSQGWFGQYLEPLGIKVVFTPIGITIALIFIGLPFVVRTIQPALEEIQTEQEEASASLGASRWQTFYKVILPTIFPALLTGFALSFARALGEYGSVVFIAGNMPMKTEISTLLIITKLEQYDYAGATAIAVVMLLISFVMLLIINILQRWSSRRKGMEAI
- the cysW gene encoding sulfate ABC transporter permease subunit CysW → MKTISNSQSSQNESRLVKYLLIFTALAFLSIMLVVPLITIFAEAFRKGYEAYFLSFDDPYVLSAIKLTFITAIIAVPLNVIFGICASWAIAKYSFFGKSFLITLIDLPFAVSPVISGFVYILLFGAQGWFGSWLIANDVQIIFAVPGIVLATIFVTFPFVARELIPLMQEMGNDEEQAALLLGASGFQTFWKVTLPNIKWGLLYGVILCNARAMGEFGAVSVVSGHIQGITNTMPLQVEILYNEYNFVAAFAVSTLLAILALLTLVLKYILEWKVQRKIKKLEDKE
- a CDS encoding sulfate/molybdate ABC transporter ATP-binding protein translates to MKIEVKNLTKYFGNFVALENINLEIVEGELLALLGPSGSGKTTLLRMIAGLETVENSDKGEILFNGVDVAKKDIGDRDIGFVFQHYALFRHMTVFENIAFGLKVKPKKQRLSNKEIEEKVTKLLKLIQLDGFASRFPWQLSGGQRQRVALARALAVEPKVLLLDEPFGALDAKVRQDLRRWLKELQEELGITTVLVTHDQEEALEVANRIVVINRGKIEQIGTPEEVFHNPQNEFVINFLGNVNLFHERKDDGSEDKFLIRPHELEIVSQNDNEAIKKAKIKYIQLAGSFVKLELTDLKDEKRTILIEMAHYEFNNKNLKKDDIVGVRARKLRSFEDGAGI
- a CDS encoding hemerythrin family protein — translated: MLIDKNNLPLVDAEFMNNTHFEDVDLINKIYENIEIFEKNNSNENFENLKSIYEEWINHTVKHFLTEEEEMQKRGFFAYPFHKGEHDRNIEDIKAVWIDFEENRDIEALKNYIEYDLINWLVNHIRSMDTVTARFFNTGMSPCSMM
- a CDS encoding metallophosphoesterase; its protein translation is MIFLTFIITIIHDIISIGFKKSKLSTKRRNFLKKTLDIGTTSLILATNLKAMDNARHIEIEVVDVNIKKLQKPYKIVQISDIHIGGLIDKDFIKNLVVKVNILNADIVVITGDLVDTKLEFAKKALDELKNLKSTFGTFFIVGNHEYFHGVKPIIDYVNSLGIKVLENENIYIGEVNKGFYLAGVYDRFGFRYGSYTPDINKALENCEKSPVVLLAHQPKYLKDLEDTSKIDLVLCGHTHGGQIFPFNFLVKLEQPYVKGLHQHNEFTQVYVNKGTGFWGPPMRLGASSEITVLNIS